A single genomic interval of Labeo rohita strain BAU-BD-2019 chromosome 13, IGBB_LRoh.1.0, whole genome shotgun sequence harbors:
- the msh6 gene encoding DNA mismatch repair protein Msh6 — MAKQSSLFNFFTKSPPLAVKAKSNPSPVEADAVSRSNTSPKEEAKVNSKKTPPKPAKSQAKAGHAKLFGEKAATAKESKEQSSIFSAGTLVWAKMEGYPWWPCMVVPQPLTGQQMRGRGRDQRLHVHFFDEPPTRGWVNTKYIKEYQGSDSADAKSGGVFFSGKPVIRKAMELADVAMKDSPEKRLKMSICKDPSDDEEENEEDMEVDKSTLSDAEMSEEEAAEKPKPSRRSSRAAAEKGQKSKRRRIVVASDSDDSGEEFKPDQAGGSSDEDDEEGVSSGAEEEESEPETEPDSPVKPVKRKRPSEKPAKSKSKPDTPKRAPAVLSSVASDTKSRLSAFSAPDNFESQNGGANGTEGGPTVWDHEKLDWLQDGKRKDAQRKRQSDENYDPSTLYVPEDFLNRTTPGMRRWWQLKSEMFDTVLFYKVGKFYELYHMDAVIGVNELGLTFMKGTWAHSGFPEIGFGRFSDVLVQKGYKVARVEQTETPEMMEARCKTMARPTKFDRVVKREVCRIITRGTQTYSVLDGAPSETQSKYLLSIKEKSEEDSAGHGHIYGVCFIDTSVGRFHIGQFQDDRHCSRLRTLVAHYSPAQVVFEKGNPSAETLKIFKAVVSSSLQEGLNAGSQFWDAQKTLKVLSEEDYFKESNENGSVLPPTLKAMTSECDALSLTPKTSYELALSAFGGCIFYLKKCLVDQELLSMGNFEEYVPVDVEMDQAGGASCFFAQTRQRMVLDGVTLANLEILQNSSSGGPEGTLLERLDTCCTPFGKRLLKQWVCAPLCNPSSIGDRLDALEDLMGAPSQATEVTDLLKKLPDLERLLSKIHSMGTPLKGQDHPDTRAILYEEVVYSKRKIADFLAALEGFKVMREIVSNMESVADGFKSKLLRQVVLLKTENDDGLFPDLSPELKRWDTAFDHQKARTTGVITPKAGFDPEYDQALNGIKDCERGLQEYLDRQKKRLGCKNLSYWGTGRNRYQLEVPDSISERSVPEEYEVRSTKKGWKRYSTKEIEKLFSELQSWEDKRDAALKDCMRRLFYNFDKNYKDWQTAVECMAVLDVLLSMSHYSQSGDGPMVRPEIVLPGDGSQSRPFLDLRGSRHPCVTKTFFGDDFIPNDIFIACPGGEEEDDDDGKALAPCVLVTGPNMGGKSTLMRQCGLVVILAQLGCYVPAESLRLTPVDRVFTRLGASDRIMSGESTFFVELSETASILLHATNHSLVLLDELGRGTATYDGTAIASAVVKELSEKICCRTLFSTHYHSLVEDHAQDPAVRLGHMACMVENECEDPSQETITFLYKFIGGACPKSYGFNAARLANIPEEVIQSGHKKAREFERSTVSLRIFKKLCSFAENPTADREQFTTLVRMIGNL, encoded by the exons ATGGCGAAGCAAAGTTCTCTGTTTAATTTCTTCACAAAGTCGCCGCCTCTCGCGGTAAAGGCCAAATCTAACCCATCTCCGGTGGAGGCAGATGCAGTGAGCAGATCCAACACCTCACCCAAGGAAGAAGCTAAAGTCAACAGCAAGAAAACTCCACCAAAACCTGCCAAATCTCAAGCTAAAGCCGGACATGCGAAACTGTTTGGAGAGAAAGCAGCCACTGCGAAAGAGAG CAAAGAGCAGTCATCCATATTTAGTGCTGGCACTCTGGTCTGGGCCAAGATGGAAGGCTATCCCTGGTGGCCCTGTATGGTTGTTCCTCAACCCCTCACCGGACAGCAGATGAGGGGCCGTGGCCGAGACCAAAGACTCCATGTTCATTTCTTTGATGAACCACCAACCCGAGGTTGGGTTaacacaaaatacataaaagagtATCAAG GCTCTGACAGTGCAGATGCCAAATCCGGCGGCGTGTTCTTCAGCGGTAAACCTGTGATCCGTAAAGCTATGGAGCTGGCAGATGTTGCGATGAAGGACAGTCCTGAGAAGAGACTGAAGATGTCCATATGTAAGGATCCTTCAGATGATGAAGAGGAGAATGAGGAGGATATGGAG GTTGATAAATCAACCTTGTCAGATGCAGAAATGTCTGAGGAAGAGGCTGCAGAAAAGCCAAAGCCCAGCCGACGTTCATCTCGTGCTGCAGCTGAGAAAGGTCAGAAGTCGAAGCGCCGACGAATCGTGGTGGCGTCTGACAGCGATGACTCTGGCGAAGAGTTCAAACCTGATCAGGCAGGAGGAAGCAGCGATGAGGATGACGAGGAGGGAGTCAGTAGCGGAGCTGAGGAAGAAGAAAGCGAGCCAGAGACTGAACCAGACAGCCCTGTCAAACCAGTAAAGCGCAAACGTCCTTCAGAGAAGCCTGCTAAATCAAAAAGCAAACCAGATACCCCAAAACGAGCACCTGCTGTTCTTTCATCTGTGGCATCTGACACCAAATCTCGACTGTCTGCTTTCTCCGCCCCGGACAACTTCGAAAGTCAAAACGGCGGTGCAAATGGAACAGAAGGAGGACCAACTGTGTGGGACCATGAGAAACTCGATTGGCTGCAGGATGGCAAAAGAAAAGATGCTCAGCGTAAACGTCAGTCGGATGAAAACTACGACCCTTCGACTTTATACGTTCCTGAAGATTTCCTAAACAGGACGACGCCTGGAATGCGCCGATGGTGGCAGCTGAAGTCTGAGATGTTTGATACCGTTCTCTTTTATAAAGTTGGTAAGTTTTACGAGCTCTACCACATGGACGCCGTAATTGGCGTCAACGAACTCGGCCTTACCTTCATGAAAGGTACATGGGCCCATTCCGGCTTCCCCGAAATTGGCTTCGGACGCTTCTCAGACGTCCTCGTGCAAAAAGGCTACAAAGTGGCTCGAGTGGAACAAACCGAGACGCCTGAGATGATGGAAGCACGATGTAAGACAATGGCGCGTCCCACGAAATTCGACCGCGTCGTCAAGCGAGAGGTTTGCCGAATTATCACGCGAGGGACTCAGACGTACAGCGTGCTCGACGGTGCCCCTTCTGAAACCCAAAGCAAGTACCTGTTGAGCATTAAAGAGAAGAGCGAGGAGGACAGCGCGGGACATGGACACATCTACGGGGTGTGTTTTATTGACACCTCAGTGGGGCGTTTCCATATCGGACAATTCCAGGATGACCGCCATTGTTCGCGTTTGCGAACTCTAGTGGCGCATTATTCTCCAGCACAGGTGGTTTTCGAGAAGGGCAACCCGTCAGCTGAGACGCTGAAAATCTTTAAGGCTGTCGTGTCGTCATCTCTACAAGAAGGCCTCAATGCTGGTTCGCAGTTTTGGGATGCCCAGAAGACGCTCAAGGTCCTTTCAGAGGAAGACTACTTTAAAGAAAGCAATGAAAATGGATCGGTGTTGCCTCCGACTCTAAAAGCAATGACATCCGAATGCGACGCTTTAAGTCTCACGCCAAAAACAAGTTATGAGCTTGCTCTTTCTGCCTTTGGCGGATGCATATTCTACCTTAAGAAATGTCTAGTGGATCAGGAGCTTCTGTCCATGGGAAACTTTGAGGAGTATGTTCCTGTCGATGTCGAGATGGACCAGGCTGGAGGAGCTTCGTGCTTCTTTGCCCAGACTCGTCAGCGAATGGTTTTGGATGGAGTGACACTTGCTAACCTTGAGATTCTTCAGAACAGCTCAAGTGGAGGTCCTGAGGGAACCCTACTTGAGCGACTGGACACGTGTTGCACTCCCTTCGGCAAACGGTTGCTAAAACAATGGGTTTGCGCCCCTCTTTGCAATCCATCCTCCATTGGAGATCGCCTAGATGCTTTGGAGGACCTAATGGGTGCGCCGTCCCAAGCGACTGAAGTTACAGACCTGCTAAAGAAGCTTCCGGATCTCGAAAGGCTGCTTAGCAAGATTCACAGCATGGGTACTCCTTTAAAAGGACAGGACCATCCGGACACCCGAGCCATTTTGTACGAAGAAGTCGTTTATAGTAAACGCAAGATTGCTGACTTCCTCGCAGCACTTGAAGGCTTTAAAGTCATGAGAGAAATTGTGTCAAACATGGAGTCTGTTGCTGACGGCTTCAAATCAAAACTCTTGCGTCAAGTGGTGCTTCTCAAGACTGAAAATGATGATGGGCTTTTCCCCGACCTCTCGCCAGAGCTCAAACGTTGGGATACGGCTTTCGACCATCAGAAAGCTCGCACAACAGGCGTCATCACACCAAAAGCCGGCTTCGATCCAGAATACGACCAAGCCTTAAATGGAATTAAAGACTGCGAGAGAGGCCTGCAGGAATATCTGGACCGACAGAAGAAGCGATTGGGGTGTAAGAATCTGTCTTATTGGGGAACGGGAAGGAACCGCTACCAACTCGAAGTTCCAGACAGTATTTCCGAGAGAAGCGTGCCGGAGGAGTATGAGGTGAGATCCACCAAGAAGGGATGGAAACGCTACTCGACTAAGGAGATTGAGAAGCTGTTTTCAGAGCTACAGAGCTGGGAAGACAAACGAGACGCAGCACTGAAGGACTGCATGAGAAGACTCTTCTACAACTTCGACAAGAATTACAAAGACTGGCAGACAGCGGTTGAGTGCATGGCTGTACTTG ATGTGCTGTTGAGCATGTCCCACTACAGTCAGAGCGGCGACGGGCCCATGGTGAGACCGGAGATAGTTCTCCCAGGTGACGGGTCTCAGTCACGCCCATTCCTGGATCTGAGAGGCTCTCGTCACCCTTGCGTCACCAAGACCTTCTTCGGTGATGATTTCATCCCCAATGACATCTTCATCGCCTGTCCTGGTGGTGAAGAAGAAGATGATGACGACGGTAAAGCACTTGCTCCATGTGTACTAGTCACTGGGCCAAACATGGGAGGCAAGTCCACCCTAATGAGACAG tgTGGTCTGGTGGTGATTTTGGCTCAGCTGGGCTGTTACGTACCTGCTGAGAGTTTGCGTCTCACTCCTGTGGATCGAGTCTTCACTCGTCTTGGCGCCTCTGACCGTATAATGTCCG GTGAAAGTACATTCTTTGTGGAGCTGAGCGAGACGGCCAGCATCCTGCTGCACGCCACCAACCACTCCCTCGTCCTGCTGGATGAACTGG GCAGAGGTACGGCCACATATGACGGCACAGCCATTGCGAGCGCAGTGGTGAAGGAGCTGTCAGAGAAGATCTGCTGCCGGACCCTGTTCTCCACTCATTACCACTCACTGGTGGAGGACCACGCCCAGGACCCCGCCGTCAGACTCGGACACATG GCCTGTATGGTGGAGAACGAGTGCGAGGACCCCAGTCAGGAGACCATCACCTTCCTCTACAAATTCATTGGTGGCGCGTGTCCCAAAAGTTACGGCTTCAATGCAGCTCGCCTGGCAAACATCCCGGAGGAAGTCATTCAGTCTGGTCATAAGAAGGCCCGCGAGTTTGAGAGGAGCACCGTGTCTCTCAGGATTTTCAA GAAGTTGTGTTCCTTTGCGGAAAACCCCACCGCTGATCGCGAGCAGTTCACGACCTTGGTTCGGATGATCGGCAACCTGTGA